The Calliopsis andreniformis isolate RMS-2024a unplaced genomic scaffold, iyCalAndr_principal scaffold0076, whole genome shotgun sequence genome contains a region encoding:
- the LOC143187577 gene encoding uncharacterized protein LOC143187577 — MVLFTERCIRGGLSQCSGRYAQANNKYMLSYDTSKSSSYLMYFDINNLYGWAMCQPLPYAGFQWIDSVENFDVSSIAIDSSIGYILEVDIEYPQHLHDDHADLPFCPTRAKSPGKKQDKLLATLYDKERYGIHYCNLQQCIHHGLHITKIQRILEFNQSPWLRDYIELNTQFRTHASNDFEKNLYKLKNNAVFGKTMKNVRNHVDVKHLTKWDGRFGVQAIISKPNFQSRSILSENLIAIELRKLMVKFNKSIYVGMAILNIFHYDYMCPLHQRRCKIMYTDTDSLIYYIQCEDVYEMMKCDIHRFDTSDYPKDNVYGIPLVNKKGLVR, encoded by the coding sequence ATGGTTTTGTTTACCGAGCGGTGTATACGTGGTGGTTTGAGTCAATGTTCTGGGAGATATGCGCAAGCCAATAATAAGTATATGTTATCCTATGATACATCGAAATCGTCATCGTACCTCATGTACTttgatataaacaatttatatggatgggcaatgtgtcaaccattaccatatgcaggatttcaatggatcgatagtgttgaaaattttgatgtatcctcaattgcaattgattcatcgataggttatattcttgaagttgatatagaatatccacaacatcTACATGATGATCATGCTGATCTACCGTTTTGTCCAACACGTGCCAAATCCCCTGGTAAGAAACAGGATAAGTTATTAGCTACATTATACGATAAGGAGCGTTACGGTATACATTATTGCAACttacaacagtgtattcatcatGGTCTTCACATTACAAAGATACAACGCATTCTCGAATTTAATCAATCACCATGGCTTCGCGATTATatagaactcaatactcaatttcgaacacatgcatcaaatgattttgaaaaaaatttgtataaattaaagaacaatgcagtatttggtaaaacaatgaaaaatgttCGAAATCATGTTGATGTAAAACATCTGACAAAATGGGATGGAAGATTTGGTGTACAGGCAATAATCTCAAAACCTAACTTTCAAAGCAGAAGTATTCTTTcagaaaatttaattgcaaTTGAGTTGCGTAAACTTATGGTTAAATTCAACAAATCAATTTACGTTGGTATGGCCATTCTAAACATATTCCACTACGATTATATGTGTCCATTACACCAACGAAGAtgtaaaattatgtatactgacacagacagtttaatttattatattcaatgTGAAGATGTTTATGAGATGATGAAATGCGATATCCATAGATTCGACACCAGCGATTATCCAAAAGACAATGTATATGGTATACCGCTTGTCAATAAGAAAGGGCTGGTTCGATGA
- the LOC143187574 gene encoding uncharacterized protein LOC143187574, producing the protein MNCVSGFFQVKRVNRTLIPLLTKLSAPKTDEWYKFLDMCQRCFNTTPSRSIKTTPFQILFGIDPRYRDDPQIVELLECEWENVFQENRDELREEARQNILKIQQENRKSFNKKRIEGRKYREGDLVAIKRTQQGPGLKFAAKYFGPYELAKVLRNDRYIVTKVGEHEGPRQTSTAVDYIKPWASGDGQQNRVPNPWR; encoded by the exons ATGAACTGCGTTTCAGGATTTTT TCAGGTAAAACGGGTCAATCGTACGCTAATACCGTTATTAACCAAACTGTCAGCGCCGAAAACTGACGAGTGGTATAAATTCTTGGACATGTGTCAAAGGTGTTTTAATACTACTCCGAGCCGAAGTATAAAAACGACACCATTTCAGATATTATTTGGAATAGACCCTAGATATCGGGACGATCCTCAGATAGTAGAGTTGCTTGAGTGCGAATGGGAAAATGTATTTCAAGAAAATCGAGACGAATTGCGGGAAGAGGCGCGacagaatatattaaaaattcagcAGGAGAATAGGAaatcttttaataaaaaaagaatagaaGGTAGAAAATATCGAGAGGGcgatctagttgcaattaagcgAACTCAACAGGGTCCAGGTCTGAAATTCGCAGCGAAATACTTCGGGCCTTACGAGCTAGCAAAAGTGTTACGGAACGATCGTTATATTGTAACAAAAGTTGGTGAACATGAAGGGCCACGTCAGACATCTACAGCAGTAGACTATATTAAACCATGG GCGAGTGGCGATGGTCAGCAGAACCGTGTCCCAAACCCTTGGAGATAG
- the LOC143187576 gene encoding uncharacterized protein LOC143187576: MGSSYPLTATSYEYLEIGIAVGPISTVEIILGDNRGTQLLLPVPIWDALIEKREEIKECVLSVNSDSPPIWIEEFVIEFTKIHNVKLIKLSLASISLYYTMETLNNLFNHVKCINLMRSQLYENTHRINIQFINFVNVLKQNGVTPKTNLSCIANMICNSKYFDDDSLIDCELLACALNILVYNAYI; the protein is encoded by the coding sequence ATGGGAAGTAGCTACCCGCTGACAGCAACATCCtatgaatatttagaaattggaaTCGCAGTTGGACCCATATCAaccgttgaaattattcttggtgATAATCGGGGCACTCAACTTCTATTACCTGTACCAATATGGGATGCACTCATTGAAAAACGTGAAGAAATTAAAGAATGTGTTCTATCCGTGAATTCAGATTCCCCACCAATATGGATTGAAGAATTTGTAATAGAATTTACCAAAATTCATAATGTTAAGCTTATAAAATTAAGTCTAGCCAGTATCTCCTTATATTACACTATGGAAACgttgaataatttattcaatcatgTAAAATGTATTAATCTTATGCGGTCCCAACTATATGAAAATACGCATCGTATTAATATTCagtttataaattttgtaaatgttttgAAACAAAATGGTGTCACACCAAAAACGAACTTGTCATGTATTGCTAATATGATATGTAACAGTAAATATTTCGACGACGATTCTTTGATTGATTGTGAACTACTAGCGTGTGCTTTAAATATTCTTGTTTACAATGCTTATatctaa